The Nostoc sp. NIES-3756 DNA window AGAGCTTGCCGTGGCTTGGTATGAAAATATTCTCGACTTGCAACCCCGACAGACATTTAAAATTCAAACTGATCGCTCGGCGTTGTACAGTCAAGTCATGGTTTCCCGGGACGGTAGTGTACAATTACCAATTAACGAGCCAGCATCGACTAATTCCCAAATTCAAGAGTTTCTAGACTTTAACAAGGGGCCGGGTATCCAACATATCGCCCTGCAAACACAAAATATTGTGAGTGCGATCGCCCAATTTCGCAACCGTGGTTTACCATTACTTTCAGTCCCGCAGACTTATTACTCCCAACTCAAACAACGTTTAGCCCTTCCATTATCATCTACAGAAATAGATGCGATCGCTCAACAGGAAATTCTAGTAGACTGGCAAAAGGAGCATCAGCAAGGTGTATTATTACAAATCTTCACCCAGCCCATCTTTGCACAACCAACTTTTTTCCTAGAATTTATCGAACGTCGTTCTCAAGCGCAAGGTTTTGGCGAAGGCAATTTTCGCGCCCTATTTGAAGCCATCGAAAGCGAACAAATGAAGCGTGGAACTATTTAGTAGTCATTAGTCCATAGTCCATAGTCCATAGTCCATAGTCAACAATCAACGGTGATTATTACTCGCCTGTCTCCCTATTCCCTTCCTGGGAGGGGCTAGGGATGAGTTACTCCCTCATCCTTCCATCCCTTACTTGTCAAATTTTGGTATTGCTAGCAACATCTCTATTAATTATTAGTTAACAGTCAACAGTTATCTTTCTGTACTCACGCTTTTTATAAAGAAACTGTATTATAAGTTACAAAAAAAGAATTTAGTTGTTAGTAATATTGGTCACTCAACTCTTAATTACTTGTAGTGATTTAGTTGTATGAGTAAAATTAAGTAATAATTAGTTAAAATTAATAATTTACTTTAAAATCAAAACAAAATATTTACGGAATTGAAAAAATACTTAAGTAAAAATACGGTTAATTACTAATTAAATAATTGAAAAATAACGTATATTTGCTGAACCAATATCTATAGATATTGGTGTAATTAACTAATTAATTTGTAGCCATCAAAAAACTATATCTGCATATTCATCACTAATCAAATAGAACTTCATCTATCACAAGCATTAAATATATGTATGACCACTTACATATAAAGAGAACAAATGTAAAAATTGAACAAAAATATATAATTTCCGTAATAGATATATATAAAATTTTGACATAGTTAAATTAAAATAAAGATTACTCAATGTTCCTACATAATTAACGCAATAGTGGTGTCAGCATACCTGTAACTGACCGCGATTTTACAGACAATCAGCAATACACACAAACAAACTATGAACTCTCACACTGAAAAACGTATAGCTCTAATTTCAGTTCACGGAGACCCAGCAATCGAAATTGGTAAGGAAGAAGCTGGAGGGCAAAATGTTTATGTGCGTGAAGTGGGCAAAGCATTAGCTCAATTAGGATGGCAAGTGGATATGTTTAGCCGCAGAGTAAGTCCTGAACAAGAGTTAATTGTTCACCACAGCCCACTTTGTCGCACAATTAGATTAACAGCAGGGCCAGAGGAATTTGTCCCTAGAGATAACGGTTTTCAATATTTACCAGAATTTGTCAAACAATTACTACGCTTCCAAAAGGAAAACAACTTCACCTACCCAATAGTGCATACAAACTACTGGCTTTCTAGCTGGGTGGGAATGCAGTTAAAAGAAATTCAAGGCAGCAAGCAAGTTCATACATACCACTCATTAGGAGCAGTTAAGTACAAGGCTATAGATACAATTCCTCTAATTGCAACTAAGCGTTTATCTGTAGAAAAACAAGTACTAGAAACAGCAGAAAGAATTGTTGCTACCAGTCCTCAAGAACAGCAACATATGCGATCGCTAGTTTCCACTAAAGGTTACATTGATATAGTTCCTTGTGGCACTGATATTCAACGCTTTGGTTCCATCGCCAGACAAGCAGCTAGAGCAGAATTAGGTATTGATCAAGATGCCAAAGTTGTTTTATATGTAGGACGTTTTGATCCCCGTAAAGGGATAGAAACTATAGTCCGCGCAGTCAACAAGTCTCAGTTACGTAACTCTGGTAAACTCAAGCTGATTATTGGTGGTGGTAGTACCCCTGGTAATAGCGATGGTAGAGAGCGCGATCGCATCGAAGGCATTGTGCAAGAATTGGGAATGGCTGATATCGCTAGTTTCCCTGGTCGCCTGAGTCAAGATATTCTCCCAGCCTACTATGCTGCGGCTGATGTTTGCGTTGTTCCTAGTCATTATGAACCATTTGGGCTTGTGGCGATTGAATCTATGGCGAGTGGAACACCAGTAGTAGCAAGTGATGTTGGTGGACTTCAGTTTACAGTAATCTCTGAGAAAACAGGTTTATTAGTACCACCAAAAGATGTGGCTGCTTTCAAAACGGCAATTGATCGAATTTTGCTCAACCCCGCATGGCGAGATGAATTAGGCGTAGCCGCCAGAAGACACACTACCGATAAATTTAGCTGGGATGGGGTAGCATTCCAACTTGATGAAATATACAATCAGTTGTTGACGCAACAATTTAAAGAAGCAGCATTGATCAGTAAGTAGAAGTTTAGGCTTCTAAGTTGCAACTAAAATTTATAGGGAATTGGTGTAATTTCAACTCAAAAATTAGGTAAAAGCCTATTATCATACCTTTTTCCTATATTTTTTAGTTGATTTATAGCAGAAGGCTGTTGTTATACTATTTTGACTGACTGCTATAGTACTAATGAACTGATAAAAATATTCCTCCCATGTCTGAACTAGAATTGTTGACACCTACAAGTTTTAACGATGCTTTGATGGTGCTGGCAAATATTGATACCGATTTGGCGAGGGTTTTAGAAACAC harbors:
- the hppD gene encoding 4-hydroxyphenylpyruvate dioxygenase, with translation MKIDHVHFYVEDAKGWRDWFLNYLGFTAVSSSISSLHTCTEVVKSGSVCFLLSSPLLPTSPVAEFLRQHPPGVADVAFAVDDVEDAIAHAQAQGATILQSIEERKIDNITRKCGKIAAWGGLTHTLIEKLSTDIQINSTPNYITAIDHIVLNVAVGELELAVAWYENILDLQPRQTFKIQTDRSALYSQVMVSRDGSVQLPINEPASTNSQIQEFLDFNKGPGIQHIALQTQNIVSAIAQFRNRGLPLLSVPQTYYSQLKQRLALPLSSTEIDAIAQQEILVDWQKEHQQGVLLQIFTQPIFAQPTFFLEFIERRSQAQGFGEGNFRALFEAIESEQMKRGTI
- a CDS encoding glycosyltransferase family 4 protein, whose protein sequence is MNSHTEKRIALISVHGDPAIEIGKEEAGGQNVYVREVGKALAQLGWQVDMFSRRVSPEQELIVHHSPLCRTIRLTAGPEEFVPRDNGFQYLPEFVKQLLRFQKENNFTYPIVHTNYWLSSWVGMQLKEIQGSKQVHTYHSLGAVKYKAIDTIPLIATKRLSVEKQVLETAERIVATSPQEQQHMRSLVSTKGYIDIVPCGTDIQRFGSIARQAARAELGIDQDAKVVLYVGRFDPRKGIETIVRAVNKSQLRNSGKLKLIIGGGSTPGNSDGRERDRIEGIVQELGMADIASFPGRLSQDILPAYYAAADVCVVPSHYEPFGLVAIESMASGTPVVASDVGGLQFTVISEKTGLLVPPKDVAAFKTAIDRILLNPAWRDELGVAARRHTTDKFSWDGVAFQLDEIYNQLLTQQFKEAALISK